The proteins below come from a single Piscinibacter gummiphilus genomic window:
- a CDS encoding bifunctional riboflavin kinase/FAD synthetase, translating to MQVFRGIHHPEIAPACALTIGNFDGVHRGHQAMLALLRSEAQHRGLPSCVMTFEPHPRDYFAHLAGKPELAPSRIATLRDKLSELERCGVDQVVVLRFDKALASQPAQSFIDDMLVRGLGARYVLVGDDFRFGAKRAGDYAMLDAAGGTHGFDVARMNSYEVHGLRVSSSAVREALAAGDMAKAAELLGRPYCISGHVVHGKKLGRDLGFRTLNVRFRHPKPAAMGIFAVLVHGLAEEPVAGVASLGVRPTVDDSGRVLLETHCFDWPQHLGLEGGYGKIVRVELLHKIRDEARYDGLETLTAAIQQDARDAQDFLAAHAAQRRQTTRDRI from the coding sequence ATGCAAGTTTTTCGTGGCATCCACCACCCCGAGATCGCCCCGGCCTGTGCGCTGACCATCGGCAATTTCGACGGCGTCCACCGCGGCCACCAGGCCATGCTCGCGCTGCTGCGCTCCGAGGCCCAGCACCGCGGGCTGCCCTCGTGCGTGATGACCTTCGAGCCGCACCCGCGCGACTATTTCGCGCACCTGGCGGGCAAGCCGGAGCTGGCGCCCTCGCGCATCGCCACGCTGCGCGACAAGCTCTCCGAGCTGGAGCGTTGCGGTGTCGACCAGGTCGTGGTGCTGCGCTTCGACAAGGCGCTGGCCTCGCAGCCCGCCCAATCCTTCATCGACGACATGCTGGTGCGTGGCCTCGGCGCCCGCTACGTGCTCGTCGGCGACGACTTTCGCTTCGGCGCCAAGCGTGCCGGTGACTACGCGATGCTCGATGCGGCCGGCGGCACGCACGGCTTTGACGTCGCCCGCATGAACAGCTACGAGGTTCATGGCCTGCGCGTCTCTAGCTCCGCGGTGCGAGAGGCGCTCGCGGCCGGCGACATGGCCAAGGCCGCCGAGCTGCTCGGCCGCCCCTACTGCATCAGCGGCCATGTCGTGCATGGCAAGAAGCTCGGGCGCGACCTGGGCTTTCGCACGCTCAATGTGCGGTTCCGCCACCCCAAGCCCGCGGCGATGGGCATCTTTGCCGTGCTGGTGCATGGCCTGGCCGAGGAGCCCGTGGCCGGCGTCGCCAGCCTGGGCGTGCGCCCGACGGTCGATGACAGCGGCCGTGTGCTGCTCGAGACCCATTGTTTCGACTGGCCCCAGCACCTCGGCCTCGAGGGGGGCTACGGTAAGATCGTCCGGGTGGAACTGCTGCACAAAATCCGTGATGAAGCGCGCTACGACGGGCTCGAAACCCTGACGGCCGCCATTCAGCAGGACGCGCGCGACGCGCAGGATTTCCTCGCCGCCCACGCGGCCCAACGTCGCCAGACCACGCGCGACCGAATTTAA